A single region of the Actinoplanes sp. SE50/110 genome encodes:
- a CDS encoding GspE/PulE family protein, whose product MDQTFRPLLDALKQIGVDPHAVDSAAEEAQRSGRPVRAVLINDQVVTEEQLTQAAAAAFGINTLDLVGFTPDPTALKRIPLPVVLRHRVLGLAINDGELVVGVTDPADVVALDDVRAATGMTVRPVVVARSEVRRIIEKLQRDDSDLGDLAGAGMDDSAGMAAQQTSTEDAPIVRYVNSLIEQAVMNRASDLHLEPTEDEMRVRYRIDGVLHEVDIVPRGVMAALTSRIKIMSGVDITEKRVPQNGRITALIRDRTVDLRTATLPTVWGEKIVLRVLDTGGIDLDLRKLGFTEHNLSRFEASFTKPHGMVLVTGPTGSGKSTTLYATLGRISKPEVNVITIEDPVEYRLRGINQVQVNVKAGLTFAAVLPAILRSDPDVVLIGEIRDGTTAQIAVEAALTGHLLLSTLHTNDAPGAVTRLTEMGIEPFLVGSSLDCVLAQRLARRLCDWCKEAYAPTEEEVLGARWPLEDLAFPQVLYRPVGCRNCANTGYKGRIALHEVMPVSPEIESLTIRRAPAGELREVALAQGMYDLRSDGLAKAAGGLTSIREVSRVAV is encoded by the coding sequence ATGGACCAAACCTTCCGCCCGCTGCTCGATGCCCTGAAGCAGATCGGGGTCGACCCGCACGCGGTCGACTCGGCTGCCGAGGAGGCCCAGCGCAGCGGGCGTCCGGTGCGGGCCGTCCTGATCAACGACCAGGTGGTCACCGAGGAGCAGCTGACCCAGGCGGCCGCCGCGGCGTTCGGGATCAACACCCTCGACCTGGTCGGCTTCACCCCGGACCCGACCGCGCTGAAGCGCATCCCGCTGCCCGTGGTGCTCCGGCACCGGGTGCTGGGCCTGGCGATCAACGACGGCGAGCTGGTGGTCGGGGTGACCGACCCGGCCGACGTGGTGGCGCTCGACGACGTACGCGCGGCGACCGGCATGACGGTGCGCCCCGTGGTGGTGGCCCGCTCCGAGGTCCGTCGAATCATCGAGAAGCTGCAGCGCGACGACAGCGACCTGGGTGACCTGGCCGGCGCCGGGATGGACGACTCGGCCGGGATGGCCGCGCAGCAGACCAGCACCGAGGACGCCCCGATCGTCCGGTACGTGAACAGCCTGATCGAGCAGGCCGTCATGAACCGCGCCTCGGACCTGCACCTGGAGCCGACCGAGGACGAGATGCGGGTGCGGTACCGGATCGACGGCGTGCTGCACGAGGTGGACATCGTGCCGCGCGGCGTGATGGCGGCGCTGACCTCACGTATCAAGATCATGTCGGGCGTCGACATCACCGAGAAGCGGGTGCCGCAGAACGGCCGGATCACCGCACTGATCCGGGACCGCACGGTCGATCTGCGCACCGCCACCCTGCCCACGGTCTGGGGCGAGAAGATCGTGCTCCGCGTGCTCGACACCGGTGGCATCGACCTGGATCTGCGCAAACTCGGCTTCACCGAGCACAACCTGAGCCGGTTCGAGGCGTCGTTCACCAAACCGCACGGCATGGTCCTGGTCACCGGCCCGACCGGGTCCGGCAAGTCGACCACGCTGTACGCCACGCTGGGCCGGATCAGCAAGCCCGAGGTCAACGTGATCACCATCGAGGACCCGGTCGAGTACCGCCTGCGCGGGATCAACCAGGTGCAGGTGAACGTCAAGGCCGGGCTGACCTTCGCCGCGGTGCTGCCGGCCATCCTGCGCTCCGACCCGGACGTGGTGCTGATCGGTGAGATCCGCGACGGCACCACCGCGCAGATCGCCGTCGAGGCCGCCCTCACCGGTCACCTGCTGCTCTCCACGCTGCACACCAACGACGCGCCGGGCGCGGTCACCCGGCTCACCGAGATGGGCATCGAGCCGTTCCTGGTCGGCTCGTCGCTGGACTGCGTGCTGGCCCAGCGGCTGGCCCGGCGGCTCTGCGACTGGTGCAAGGAGGCGTACGCGCCGACCGAGGAGGAGGTGCTGGGCGCTCGCTGGCCGCTGGAGGACCTCGCCTTCCCGCAGGTGCTCTACCGCCCGGTGGGCTGCCGCAACTGCGCGAACACCGGGTACAAGGGCCGGATCGCGCTGCACGAGGTGATGCCGGTCAGTCCGGAGATCGAGTCGCTGACCATCCGCCGGGCACCGGCCGGTGAGCTGCGCGAGGTGGCGCTCGCCCAGGGGATGTACGACCTGCGGTCGGACGGTCTGGCCAAGGCCGCGGGCGGTCTGACCTCGATTCGGGAAGTTTCCCGGGTCGCTGTCTGA
- the pilO gene encoding type 4a pilus biogenesis protein PilO, whose product MNLLRSDRVWLFGGIGLIALLVAAAWFLPIKSQYTDAATARDQVGDATAQLAKLRKTLADLNVEQAKMDTYKANEARYKLALPTGDAIPAFLTQLQTMGLDLNVAVDAYSASGHDKSQVVPTVEELPITISATGSIANLSTFVNQLQYTQPRAVLIQTANLQVSTKPDKSTLDLTMSAFRNIAPASTAAVNTN is encoded by the coding sequence ATGAACCTGCTCCGCTCCGACCGCGTCTGGCTGTTCGGCGGCATCGGTTTGATCGCACTGCTGGTGGCCGCCGCCTGGTTCCTGCCGATCAAGAGCCAGTACACCGACGCGGCCACCGCCCGGGACCAGGTCGGGGACGCCACCGCGCAGCTCGCCAAGCTGCGCAAGACCCTGGCCGACCTCAACGTCGAACAGGCGAAGATGGACACCTACAAGGCCAACGAGGCCCGGTACAAGCTGGCGCTGCCGACCGGGGACGCCATCCCGGCCTTCCTCACCCAGCTGCAGACGATGGGCCTGGACCTCAACGTCGCGGTCGACGCGTACTCGGCCTCCGGTCACGACAAGTCCCAGGTGGTGCCGACCGTCGAGGAGCTGCCGATCACGATCAGCGCGACCGGCAGCATCGCGAACCTGAGCACGTTCGTGAACCAGCTGCAGTACACCCAGCCCCGCGCGGTGCTGATCCAGACCGCGAACCTGCAGGTCTCCACCAAGCCGGACAAGTCGACGCTGGACCTGACCATGTCGGCCTTCCGCAACATCGCTCCGGCCAGCACCGCCGCGGTGAACACCAACTGA
- a CDS encoding A24 family peptidase produces MPLSPLLLVVGLLGLAVGSFLNVVIHRVPRDESLVHPGSHCPNCGHAVRNRHNVPVLGWLMLRGRCADCATPISARYPLVEAGTAALFVAVAARFGWSWALPGYLYLAAVAIALALIDLDVMRLPDKIVLPSYAVAAALLIPPALLAGDPTALLRGAAAAGLLYVLYRVLATFGMGRGDVKLAPLLGFHLGWLGWGAVAVGAFAAFLLGGVVGAILLATRVAGRKSRIPFGPYMLAGAFLAVFAAAPIAEWYAQLLIPASF; encoded by the coding sequence ATGCCACTGAGCCCCCTGCTGCTCGTCGTCGGCCTTCTCGGCCTCGCGGTCGGCTCCTTCCTGAACGTGGTGATCCACCGGGTGCCCCGCGACGAGTCGCTGGTACACCCCGGCTCGCACTGCCCGAACTGCGGCCACGCCGTGCGCAACCGGCACAACGTCCCGGTGCTCGGCTGGCTGATGCTGCGCGGCCGGTGCGCCGACTGCGCCACCCCGATCAGCGCCCGCTACCCGCTCGTCGAAGCCGGCACCGCCGCCCTGTTCGTCGCGGTGGCCGCCCGGTTCGGCTGGTCCTGGGCCCTGCCCGGCTATCTCTACCTGGCCGCGGTCGCGATCGCCCTGGCGCTGATCGACCTCGACGTGATGCGGCTTCCGGACAAGATCGTCTTGCCGTCGTACGCGGTGGCTGCCGCCCTGCTGATCCCACCCGCCCTGCTGGCCGGTGACCCGACCGCCCTGCTCCGGGGCGCCGCCGCTGCGGGTCTGCTCTACGTGCTCTACCGGGTGCTGGCCACCTTCGGCATGGGCCGGGGGGACGTGAAGCTGGCCCCGCTGCTCGGCTTCCACCTCGGCTGGCTCGGCTGGGGCGCGGTGGCGGTCGGCGCGTTCGCCGCCTTCCTGCTCGGCGGGGTGGTCGGCGCGATCCTGCTCGCCACCCGGGTCGCCGGGCGCAAGAGTCGCATCCCGTTCGGCCCCTACATGCTGGCCGGTGCGTTCCTCGCGGTGTTCGCCGCGGCCCCGATCGCGGAATGGTACGCCCAGCTCCTCATCCCCGCGTCGTTCTGA
- a CDS encoding GlxA family transcriptional regulator translates to MRKNRAMPHVIAVLVLDGVVPFDLGVPAQVFGAARDGARNRFYELLFCGEGPVRAEAGFTVTPDHDLSVVARADTVLIPGIHLGGPVTDGSLPDAVREVLLAAARRGARIVSICTGASVLAAAGLLDGRPAATHWAWASRIGGLYPRVDWDFDVLFVDDGDVLTSAGVGAGVDLCLHIVRSDHGAEVANRAARRCVVPPWRDGGQAQYIERPVPAAANSGTEPTRTWVLDRLADPVTLEEMAAHARMSVRTFTRRFRDETGSSPRRWLLRQRVEHARLLLESTDLGVDVVARRAGLGSATALRQHLHATIGVAPSAYRRTFRH, encoded by the coding sequence ATGCGCAAGAATCGAGCCATGCCCCACGTGATCGCGGTCCTGGTCCTCGACGGTGTCGTCCCGTTCGATCTCGGCGTGCCCGCGCAGGTCTTCGGCGCGGCCCGGGACGGCGCCCGCAACCGGTTCTACGAGCTGCTGTTCTGCGGCGAGGGGCCGGTCCGGGCCGAGGCCGGTTTCACCGTCACCCCCGACCACGACCTGAGCGTCGTGGCCCGCGCCGACACCGTGCTGATCCCCGGCATCCACCTCGGCGGCCCGGTCACCGACGGCAGCCTGCCCGACGCGGTTCGGGAGGTGCTGCTGGCGGCGGCCCGGCGCGGCGCCCGGATCGTGTCGATCTGCACCGGCGCCTCGGTGCTGGCCGCCGCCGGGCTGCTGGACGGTCGCCCGGCCGCCACCCACTGGGCCTGGGCCAGCCGGATCGGTGGCCTGTATCCGCGGGTCGACTGGGACTTCGACGTGCTGTTCGTGGACGACGGCGACGTGCTCACCTCGGCCGGGGTCGGCGCCGGGGTCGACCTCTGCCTGCACATCGTGCGCTCCGATCACGGCGCCGAGGTGGCGAACCGGGCGGCCCGCCGCTGCGTGGTGCCGCCGTGGCGGGACGGTGGCCAGGCGCAGTACATCGAGCGCCCGGTTCCGGCCGCCGCGAACAGCGGCACCGAACCGACCCGGACCTGGGTGCTGGACCGGCTGGCCGACCCGGTCACCCTGGAGGAGATGGCCGCGCACGCCCGGATGAGCGTGCGCACCTTCACCCGGCGGTTCCGCGACGAGACCGGCTCCAGCCCGCGGCGGTGGCTGCTGCGCCAGCGGGTCGAGCACGCCCGGCTGCTGCTGGAGTCGACCGACCTCGGGGTGGACGTGGTGGCCCGCCGGGCCGGGCTGGGCAGTGCCACGGCCCTGCGGCAGCACCTGCACGCGACGATCGGCGTGGCCCCGTCCGCGTATCGACGGACATTTCGCCACTAA
- a CDS encoding type IV pilus twitching motility protein PilT, protein MNTIEHGTRQPETAVNPDDLAVLDQMLITLVESRGSDLHLTVGSPPMMRVDGSLRAVPGYGKLNAADTELLARAAVTPAQWQTFQAEQEMDFAHSIVGVSRFRGNLYRQRTSCGAVFRAIPHKIKPLDELGMPESVARFAHLPRGLVLVTGPTGSGKTTTLASLLDLANRSRADHIITIEDPIEFLHPHKRSIVNQREVGADTDTFASALKHALRQDPDIILVGELRDLTTTATALTAAETGHLVMATLHTQSATQTIDRVIDIFPPHQQLQIRAQLAASLQGVITQALAPRADGKGRAVICEILSATPAIRSLIREGKSHQIPSFMQAGSNEGMLAFDQHLAEKVREGIITMQTATEISHSPEELKRLVGRS, encoded by the coding sequence GTGAACACGATCGAGCACGGGACGCGGCAGCCGGAGACGGCGGTCAACCCCGACGACCTCGCCGTGCTCGACCAGATGTTGATCACCCTGGTCGAGTCGCGCGGCTCGGACCTGCACCTGACGGTGGGCTCGCCGCCGATGATGCGGGTGGACGGATCGCTGCGGGCGGTTCCGGGTTACGGCAAGCTCAACGCCGCGGACACCGAACTGCTGGCCCGCGCGGCGGTCACCCCGGCGCAGTGGCAGACGTTCCAGGCCGAGCAGGAGATGGACTTCGCGCACAGCATCGTCGGCGTCTCCCGGTTCCGCGGCAACCTCTACCGGCAGCGCACCTCGTGCGGCGCGGTCTTCCGGGCCATCCCGCACAAGATCAAGCCGCTGGACGAGCTGGGCATGCCGGAGTCGGTGGCCCGTTTCGCCCACCTGCCGCGCGGCCTGGTGCTGGTGACCGGCCCGACCGGGTCGGGCAAGACCACCACCCTGGCCTCGCTGCTCGACCTGGCGAACCGCAGCCGCGCCGACCACATCATCACCATCGAGGACCCGATCGAGTTCCTCCACCCGCACAAGCGCAGCATCGTCAACCAGCGCGAGGTGGGTGCCGACACCGACACCTTCGCCAGCGCGCTCAAGCACGCGCTGCGCCAGGACCCGGACATCATCCTGGTCGGCGAGCTGCGCGACCTGACCACCACGGCGACGGCGCTGACCGCCGCCGAGACCGGTCACCTGGTGATGGCGACGCTGCACACGCAGAGCGCCACCCAGACCATCGACCGGGTCATCGACATCTTCCCACCGCACCAGCAGTTGCAGATCCGCGCGCAGCTGGCGGCCAGTCTCCAGGGTGTGATCACCCAGGCGCTGGCGCCCCGCGCGGACGGCAAGGGCCGGGCGGTGATCTGCGAGATCCTGAGCGCGACGCCGGCCATCCGGAGCCTGATCCGGGAGGGCAAGTCGCACCAGATCCCCTCGTTCATGCAGGCCGGCAGCAACGAGGGAATGCTCGCCTTCGACCAGCATCTGGCCGAAAAGGTGCGGGAGGGCATCATCACCATGCAGACGGCCACCGAGATCAGCCACTCGCCGGAAGAGCTCAAGCGGCTTGTCGGGAGGTCCTGA
- the pilM gene encoding type IV pilus assembly protein PilM, producing the protein MAGATPIGLDIGSSSIRAVEVRRTKDGHTLTNFGQIPLDPGAVHGGVVQDPLGVTTALKQLWAASRFGTKRVSLGVTNPQLVVREMSIANLPASQMRQALPFQVKDALPLAVERSLLDFYPLEQPGDNPTVRGLLIAMPKEAVVGMVQAVEKAGLHVTGVDLASFALLRAASRLDAQVEAIVDIGADITSVVVHADGEPLFVRTLPRGGSEITDSIATRLGLPADQAEEIKCRYGLHGDGNPDTVTAVADAVRPLASELRSSFTYLASGERQKQVTRLSLCGGGALMPGLAEHLQNQLGIAVMYADSAARLRDTRRARERGFDSFVPSAAVSIGLTLGGA; encoded by the coding sequence ATGGCTGGCGCAACACCGATCGGGCTGGACATCGGCTCGTCCTCGATCCGGGCTGTCGAGGTCCGTCGCACCAAGGACGGACACACGCTGACCAACTTCGGGCAGATCCCGCTCGACCCGGGCGCGGTGCACGGCGGCGTGGTGCAGGACCCGCTCGGCGTCACCACGGCGCTCAAGCAGCTCTGGGCGGCCTCCCGGTTCGGCACCAAGCGGGTCAGCCTCGGCGTCACCAACCCGCAGCTGGTGGTCCGCGAGATGTCGATCGCGAACCTGCCGGCCTCGCAGATGCGCCAGGCGCTGCCCTTCCAGGTCAAGGATGCGCTGCCGCTGGCGGTGGAGCGCTCGCTGCTCGACTTCTATCCCCTGGAGCAGCCGGGCGACAATCCGACCGTCCGCGGCCTGCTGATCGCCATGCCCAAGGAGGCCGTGGTCGGGATGGTCCAGGCGGTGGAGAAGGCCGGCCTGCACGTGACCGGGGTCGACCTGGCCTCGTTCGCCCTGCTGCGCGCCGCCTCCCGGCTGGACGCCCAGGTCGAGGCGATCGTCGACATCGGCGCCGACATCACCAGCGTGGTGGTGCACGCCGACGGCGAACCGCTGTTCGTGCGGACCCTGCCGCGCGGCGGCTCGGAGATCACCGACAGCATCGCCACCCGGCTCGGGTTGCCGGCCGATCAGGCCGAGGAGATCAAGTGCCGGTACGGGTTGCACGGCGACGGCAACCCGGACACCGTCACCGCGGTCGCCGACGCGGTCCGCCCGCTGGCCAGCGAGCTGCGCAGCTCGTTCACCTACCTGGCCTCCGGTGAGCGGCAGAAGCAGGTCACCCGGCTGTCGCTGTGCGGCGGCGGCGCGCTGATGCCCGGGCTCGCCGAACACCTGCAGAACCAGCTGGGCATCGCGGTGATGTACGCGGACAGCGCGGCCCGGCTGCGCGACACCCGCCGCGCCCGGGAGCGTGGGTTCGACAGTTTCGTGCCGTCGGCCGCCGTGTCGATCGGCCTCACCCTGGGAGGGGCCTGA
- a CDS encoding type II secretion system F family protein yields the protein MSGTNKTFAYSTIDASGKKSKGTIEAPNEAAATHMLQQRGEVPLGLVEAGQGLQRELKIPGLGNRVKLKDLAVFARQFATMTSSGMSLLRSLSIMEEQTSSPPLKKAIGEVRSDVAAGGGLSASMAKHDRVFPRLMVAMIRAGETGGMIDRALEQIADSLEKDTALRGKIKSALTYPAIVLGFTFLLIAAMLIFIVPIFEAMFKNLGGELPAITQFLVTTSHNMWWIGPLVLGIGIGAAAAYKHQHRTSAEFRLKVDKLKLRMPVFGSLFQKLAMSRFSRNLGLLLNVGVPVMQALAVVGETTGNEVINIAMQDIQATVRDGQPMSGAMRNHKVFPEMVNQMIEVGEESGQISQMLDKVADFYDREVDAAAESLAASIEPIMVLVMGAVVGGMVVCLYLPMFTIYQNIQSS from the coding sequence ATGAGCGGCACGAACAAGACGTTCGCCTACAGCACCATCGACGCCTCGGGCAAGAAGTCCAAGGGCACCATCGAGGCTCCCAACGAGGCGGCCGCCACGCACATGCTCCAGCAGCGGGGCGAGGTGCCGCTGGGCCTGGTCGAGGCCGGCCAGGGTCTGCAGCGCGAGCTGAAGATCCCCGGGCTGGGCAACCGGGTCAAGCTCAAGGACCTGGCGGTCTTCGCCCGGCAGTTCGCCACCATGACCTCGTCCGGCATGTCGCTGCTGCGCTCTCTGTCGATCATGGAGGAGCAGACCTCGTCGCCGCCGCTGAAGAAGGCGATCGGTGAGGTGCGCTCGGACGTGGCCGCCGGTGGCGGGCTGTCGGCGTCGATGGCCAAGCACGACCGGGTCTTCCCGCGACTGATGGTCGCGATGATCCGGGCCGGCGAGACGGGCGGCATGATCGACCGGGCGTTGGAGCAGATCGCCGACAGCCTGGAGAAGGACACCGCGCTCCGCGGCAAGATCAAAAGTGCGCTGACCTATCCGGCGATCGTGCTCGGCTTCACGTTCCTGCTGATCGCGGCGATGCTGATCTTCATCGTCCCGATCTTCGAGGCGATGTTCAAGAACCTCGGCGGCGAACTCCCGGCGATCACCCAGTTCCTCGTCACGACCAGCCACAACATGTGGTGGATCGGGCCGCTGGTGCTGGGCATCGGGATCGGGGCGGCCGCGGCGTACAAGCACCAGCACCGGACCAGCGCCGAGTTCCGCCTCAAGGTCGACAAGCTCAAGCTGCGCATGCCGGTCTTCGGCTCGCTGTTCCAGAAGCTGGCGATGAGCCGGTTCTCCCGGAACCTCGGCCTGCTGCTCAACGTCGGCGTGCCGGTCATGCAGGCGCTCGCCGTGGTCGGCGAGACCACCGGCAACGAAGTGATCAACATTGCCATGCAGGACATCCAGGCGACGGTCCGCGACGGCCAGCCGATGTCCGGTGCGATGCGCAACCACAAGGTCTTCCCCGAGATGGTCAACCAGATGATCGAGGTCGGGGAAGAGAGCGGCCAGATCAGTCAGATGCTCGACAAGGTTGCCGACTTCTACGACAGAGAGGTCGACGCCGCGGCCGAGTCACTGGCCGCGTCGATCGAACCGATCATGGTGCTCGTCATGGGCGCGGTGGTCGGCGGCATGGTGGTCTGTCTCTACCTGCCGATGTTCACCATTTACCAGAACATTCAGTCCAGCTGA
- a CDS encoding LLM class flavin-dependent oxidoreductase, with product MATFSLQAQPADAADWLDLARRAEAAGFHALYAADHPGSGASPFVALAAAAAVTSRIELGPYVVNAGIREPLLIASDVATLDVVSGGRAILGIGAGHTPAEWTAVGRVRPDVAGRVRHCIAVAEATVRMLAGDGLDRPRPVRERVPVLFGGGNTELLRWAATNADVIGLSGLGRTLADGHTHTARFHPDQVDAQVELAGGTPVEALVHYFAIGDDAGRRYATWAADAGISPAAAAESPYLLAGTAAEIRAKLQRCERRWGLTRYVVRRPAFESMAPLLR from the coding sequence ATGGCCACCTTCTCGCTGCAGGCTCAGCCGGCCGATGCCGCCGACTGGCTCGACCTCGCCCGCCGGGCCGAAGCCGCCGGTTTCCACGCCCTCTACGCCGCCGACCACCCGGGCAGCGGCGCGTCGCCGTTCGTGGCGCTGGCCGCGGCCGCCGCCGTCACCAGCCGGATCGAGCTTGGACCGTACGTGGTGAACGCCGGCATCCGCGAGCCGCTGCTGATCGCCTCGGACGTGGCCACCCTGGACGTGGTCTCCGGTGGCCGGGCCATCCTCGGCATCGGCGCCGGGCACACGCCGGCCGAGTGGACCGCGGTCGGCCGGGTGCGCCCGGACGTGGCCGGCCGGGTCCGCCACTGCATCGCGGTGGCCGAGGCGACCGTGCGGATGCTGGCCGGCGACGGGCTGGACCGGCCCCGGCCGGTGCGCGAGCGGGTGCCGGTGCTGTTCGGTGGTGGGAACACCGAGCTGCTGCGCTGGGCGGCCACGAACGCCGACGTGATCGGCCTCTCCGGCCTGGGCCGCACCCTCGCGGACGGGCACACGCACACCGCGCGGTTCCACCCGGATCAGGTGGACGCGCAGGTGGAGCTGGCCGGGGGCACGCCGGTCGAGGCGCTGGTGCACTACTTCGCGATCGGTGACGACGCGGGCCGCAGGTACGCGACCTGGGCCGCCGACGCCGGGATCAGTCCGGCGGCGGCGGCCGAGTCGCCCTATCTGCTGGCCGGGACGGCGGCGGAGATCCGCGCGAAGCTCCAGCGGTGTGAGCGCCGCTGGGGCCTGACCCGGTACGTGGTGCGACGCCCGGCCTTCGAGTCGATGGCGCCGCTGCTGCGGTGA
- a CDS encoding MFS transporter yields MKARLHPAWSVAAVAFIALIGAAGFRSTPSVMLQPLHAEFGWSLGTISAAVSVNLMLYGLTAPFAAALMARFGIRRVAAAALGLVALGSGLTVLMHHSWQLMLCWGVLVGLGTGSLALGFVATITGRWFVRHRGLVTGILTAGGATGNLIFLPVLSRLVESHGWRTAALTVSAIALLVVPLILGRLRDHPQDLGTTALGGITEPPAPPAGNAVRTALTALRDAGRTRAFWLLAGGFAICGATTNGLVGTHFIPAAHDHGMPNTTAASLLALVGVFDVVGTIASGWLTDRVDSRVLLGAYYALRGLSLLVLPSILAATAHPGMLVFILFYGLDWVATVPPTVTLCREYFGAAGPVVFGWVFASHQIGAAIAATTAGLVRDQLGAYTWAWYGAGALALLASLLSLMLFAGKHLKPLAPGLGLAVPAAKA; encoded by the coding sequence GTGAAAGCACGCCTCCACCCCGCCTGGTCGGTCGCCGCCGTCGCGTTCATCGCCCTGATCGGCGCGGCCGGCTTCCGCTCCACCCCGTCCGTCATGCTGCAGCCGCTGCACGCCGAGTTCGGCTGGTCGCTGGGCACCATCTCGGCCGCCGTCTCGGTCAACCTGATGCTCTACGGTCTGACCGCACCGTTCGCCGCCGCCCTGATGGCCCGGTTCGGCATCCGCCGGGTCGCCGCCGCCGCGCTCGGCCTGGTCGCGCTCGGCTCCGGGCTGACCGTGCTGATGCACCACAGCTGGCAGCTGATGCTCTGCTGGGGCGTGCTGGTCGGCCTCGGCACCGGCTCACTCGCCCTCGGGTTCGTCGCCACCATCACCGGCCGCTGGTTCGTCAGACATCGCGGCCTGGTCACCGGCATCCTCACGGCCGGCGGGGCGACCGGCAACCTGATCTTCCTGCCGGTGCTGTCCCGGCTCGTCGAGTCGCACGGCTGGCGCACCGCGGCCCTCACCGTGTCGGCGATCGCGCTGCTGGTCGTACCGTTGATCCTGGGGCGGCTGCGGGACCACCCGCAGGATCTCGGGACGACCGCGCTCGGCGGCATCACCGAACCGCCCGCCCCGCCCGCGGGCAACGCCGTCCGGACCGCGCTCACCGCCCTCCGCGACGCCGGCCGGACCCGCGCGTTCTGGCTGCTCGCCGGCGGCTTCGCGATCTGCGGGGCGACCACCAACGGGCTGGTCGGAACACATTTCATCCCGGCCGCCCACGACCACGGCATGCCGAACACCACGGCCGCGAGCCTGCTCGCCCTGGTCGGCGTCTTCGACGTGGTGGGCACGATCGCGTCCGGCTGGCTCACCGACCGGGTCGACAGCCGCGTCCTGCTCGGCGCCTACTACGCCCTGCGCGGCCTGTCGCTGCTCGTGCTGCCGTCGATCCTGGCCGCCACCGCGCACCCCGGCATGCTGGTCTTCATCCTGTTCTACGGCCTCGACTGGGTCGCCACCGTCCCGCCCACGGTCACCCTGTGCCGGGAGTACTTCGGCGCCGCCGGCCCGGTCGTCTTCGGCTGGGTCTTCGCCTCCCACCAGATCGGCGCGGCGATCGCCGCCACCACCGCCGGCCTGGTCCGCGACCAGCTCGGCGCGTACACCTGGGCCTGGTACGGCGCGGGCGCCCTCGCCCTCCTGGCGTCCCTGCTCAGCCTGATGCTCTTCGCCGGCAAACACCTCAAGCCACTCGCCCCCGGCCTCGGCCTCGCCGTTCCCGCCGCCAAGGCCTGA
- a CDS encoding prepilin-type N-terminal cleavage/methylation domain-containing protein, whose translation MQNVIDRMIAKQAEIRAKKDDEGFTLIELLVVVVIIGVLVAIAVPVYLNYRQGAADKSAQSDVRGAISAVEQYYTGNGNTYPTNAATSIVANSTPASSITLPAQTGGTAGTITVSDKTELTYVPPSGTSSYKICAKNTGGSGKVYLYDASVGGSVKTASGITPTATGC comes from the coding sequence ATGCAGAACGTCATCGACCGAATGATCGCCAAGCAGGCCGAGATCCGCGCCAAGAAGGACGACGAGGGCTTCACCCTCATCGAGCTCCTGGTCGTCGTGGTCATCATCGGTGTCCTCGTCGCGATCGCCGTGCCGGTGTACCTGAACTACCGCCAGGGCGCGGCCGACAAGTCGGCGCAGTCGGACGTCCGCGGCGCGATCAGCGCGGTGGAGCAGTACTACACCGGCAACGGCAACACCTACCCGACGAACGCGGCGACCAGCATCGTGGCCAACAGCACGCCGGCCAGCTCGATCACGCTCCCGGCGCAGACCGGCGGCACGGCCGGCACCATCACCGTGTCGGACAAGACCGAGCTGACCTACGTCCCGCCGTCCGGCACGTCCAGCTACAAGATCTGTGCCAAGAACACCGGCGGCAGCGGCAAGGTCTACCTGTACGACGCCTCGGTCGGTGGCTCGGTCAAGACCGCCTCGGGCATCACCCCCACCGCGACCGGCTGCTGA
- a CDS encoding response regulator transcription factor — protein MNENLILIADDDADVRDLLSVSLEAAGFRAVGAKDGHTAARILTVAKPIGMITDVRMPAMNGMELCQLARSTPSVRDMAILMVSGNSHAYDVDAGMISGADGYLAKPLTPKDLVAELQNLISRRHPAA, from the coding sequence ATGAACGAGAACCTGATCCTGATCGCCGACGACGACGCCGACGTCCGTGACCTGCTGTCGGTGAGCCTGGAGGCGGCCGGCTTCCGGGCCGTGGGCGCCAAGGACGGGCACACCGCGGCCCGGATCCTCACCGTGGCCAAGCCGATCGGCATGATCACCGACGTCCGGATGCCGGCCATGAACGGGATGGAGCTGTGCCAGCTGGCCCGCAGCACCCCGTCGGTGCGGGACATGGCGATCCTGATGGTCTCCGGCAACAGCCACGCCTACGACGTGGACGCCGGGATGATCTCCGGCGCGGACGGCTACCTCGCGAAGCCGCTCACGCCGAAGGACCTGGTCGCCGAACTGCAGAACCTGATCAGCCGCCGCCATCCGGCAGCCTGA